The DNA sequence GATACGTCAACAGTTTCATATACGTCAACCTATACAGATATCTGATGTCAATGACCAAGATAAATCACGATTGTCCCAGTTCGACGAACTGAACGCTCGTCTGCACACGTGGTTCCTAAATCGACGAGCAATAGGCTTCATCGTCACTGATCTATTACTACAAAACAGAGCGAAGGAACTGAACCAAGAACTCTGTGGTTCATCGTCCTTCTCCGCCTCCAAAGGTTGGCTGTGGAGATTTAAACGTCGTCATGGTATTCGTTACTTCAAACACCACAGAGAGAGAACATCCGCCAATGCAGGAACTGCTGAGGAATTGTCTCAAATGTTCCTCAGGCGGCTGGAGGAGGAAAACATAAAGCTACAGAACGTGTATAACATGGACGAAACGGGATTACTGTGGAAGGCTGTCTCCCAAAGGTTGTTGGTCCACGCTGGGGAAAAAGCGATCCCTGGGAACAAAGCAAAAAAGGATAGAGTCACTGTTGGCCTCTGTGTTAATGCAACTGGAACGCACAAGCTTCCACCTATCTTTATCAACAGATACGAAAAACCGAGGGTTCTGAAGCATTGCAGAGACCAGTTGCCAGTAATTTTCAAGTCTCAGAAAAATGCTGTCATGGACAGGAATGTGTTTGCGGATTGGTTGAAAAACCATTTCAGGCCAGCTGTGAGAAAACAGCAGTTTGAAAAGGGTACTCGTGGCAAAGTGTTGCTGTTGCTATGTAATTCCGAATGTCATGCTCTTTCACCGGAAGATCAAACGCAGGACGATAATTTCGAGATAGTATTTTTTCCTGCAAATGAGGCATCCTACTTACAGCCAATGAGCCAAGGAATAATCGAGACAATGAAGAAATCTTACCGCCATCGCATGGTGAAGAAGATCTTGGAATGTCCTGGAGGAGTGGaagaattttataagaattatGATATTAAGGACTGCATTAGCGTAGTCAACGAAGCGTGGATAGATGTAAAGCAGCTTGATATCTGTAAGTCCTGGGAGAAAATACTGGGAGATAAACCGATTATGGAATTAGAAGCTCTAGGAGACCGGGAGAGCTCTCCTGGTGCATCAAATATTATCGCTATCCCTGGAATAGTACAAACAATTGCGGATGAGAACATTCCCCAACAGGACATGGAGGAATCGTTCTCTAGCAGCAGCGAAGCTGACGATGATTTAGAATTGGAGGC is a window from the Hylaeus volcanicus isolate JK05 chromosome 7, UHH_iyHylVolc1.0_haploid, whole genome shotgun sequence genome containing:
- the LOC128880536 gene encoding jerky protein homolog-like, with protein sequence MSAIHSKSHVFLTLQHRYDILRKLESGISQSELAKEYGVTDVTIRRIKSNAVQIRQQFHIRQPIQISDVNDQDKSRLSQFDELNARLHTWFLNRRAIGFIVTDLLLQNRAKELNQELCGSSSFSASKGWLWRFKRRHGIRYFKHHRERTSANAGTAEELSQMFLRRLEEENIKLQNVYNMDETGLLWKAVSQRLLVHAGEKAIPGNKAKKDRVTVGLCVNATGTHKLPPIFINRYEKPRVLKHCRDQLPVIFKSQKNAVMDRNVFADWLKNHFRPAVRKQQFEKGTRGKVLLLLCNSECHALSPEDQTQDDNFEIVFFPANEASYLQPMSQGIIETMKKSYRHRMVKKILECPGGVEEFYKNYDIKDCISVVNEAWIDVKQLDICKSWEKILGDKPIMELEALGDRESSPGASNIIAIPGIVQTIADENIPQQDMEESFSSSSEADDDLELEASDRRCTEETCLRRELYMDKVEINRMFMNLVLWSKKQPKFIKTLVQSLKSFHEYTQR